A window of the Lagenorhynchus albirostris chromosome 1, mLagAlb1.1, whole genome shotgun sequence genome harbors these coding sequences:
- the SMAD3 gene encoding mothers against decapentaplegic homolog 3 isoform X3, which translates to MKPSQRPQPALAYLSVRSLAMPRWTRGAVKVCAMPFPVPWSLDGRLQVSHRKGLPHVIYCRLWRWPDLHSHHELRAMELCEFAFNMKKDEVCVNPYHYQRVETPVLPPVLVPRHTEIPAEFPPLDDYSHSIPENTNFPAGIEPQSNIPETPPPGYLSEDGETSDHQMNHSMDAGSPNLSPNPMSPAHNNLDLQPVTYCEPAFWCSISYYELNQRVGETFHASQPSMTVDGFTDPSNSERFCLGLLSNVNRNAAVELTRRHIGRGVRLYYIGGEVFAECLSDSAIFVQSPNCNQRYGWHPATVCKIPPGCNLKIFNNQEFAALLAQSVNQGFEAVYQLTRMCTIRMSFVKGWGAEYRSGLGRLSLGCGDCRWLRTQSKGSPEMSEAGPCPEEQRDQGSERGQVPLDREELSSARPVSQELGAFHPRHNPGWGRWHCPCCTDEGTKAQGGKATSLKLHHLWKS; encoded by the exons GTCCCTGGATGGCCGGCTGCAGGTGTCTCACCGGAAGGGGCTCCCCCATGTCATCTACTGCCGTCTGTGGCGATGGCCCGACCTACATAGCCACCATGAGCTGCGGGCCATGGAGCTGTGTGAGTTCGCCTTCAACATGAAGAAGGACGAGGTCTGCGTGAATCCCTACCACTATCAGAGGGTGGAGACCCCAG TTCTACCTCCTGTGTTGGTGCCACGCCACACAGAGATCCCGGCCGAGTTCCCCCCGCTGGACGACTACAGCCATTCCATCCCCGAAAACACTAACTTCCCCGCCGGCATCGAGCCCCAGAGCAATATTCCAG AAACCCCACCCCCAGGCTACTTGAGTGAAGATGGAGAGACCAGTGACCACCAGATGAACCACAGCATGGACGCAG GTTCTCCAAACCTATCCCCGAATCCGATGTCCCCAGCACACAATAACTTGG ACCTGCAGCCCGTCACCTACTGCGAGCCGGCCTTCTGGTGTTCCATCTCCTACTACGAGCTCAACCAGCGTGTCGGGGAGACATTCCACGCCTCACAGCCGTCCATGACAGTGGATGGCTTCACCGATCCCTCCAACTCAGAGCGCTTCTGCCTGGGACTGCTCTCAAATGTCAACAGGAACGCGGCCGTGGAGCTGACGCGGAGGCATATCG GGCGAGGCGTGCGGCTGTACTACATCGGAGGCGAGGTCTTCGCAGAGTGCCTCAGCGACAGTGCCATCTTTGTCCAGTCTCCCAACTGTAACCAGCGCTACGGCTGGCACCCAGCCACCGTCTGCAAGATCCCACCAG GATGCAACCTGAAGATCTTCAACAACCAGGAGTTTGCCGCCCTCCTGGCTCAATCTGTCAACCAGGGCTTCGAGGCCGTGTACCAGCTGACCCGGATGTGCACCATCCGCATGAGCTTCGTCAAGGGCTGGGGAGCCGAGTACAGGTCGGGGCTGGGGCGCTTGTCCCTGGGATGCGGGGACTGCAGGTGGCTCAGAACGCAGAGCAAGGGCTCCCCAGAGATGAGCGAGGCTGGCCCTTGCCCCGAAGAGCAGAGGGACCAGGGATCCGAGCGGGGCCAAGTCCCACTAGACAGGGAAGAGCTGAGCAGTGCTCGCCCAGTTTCTCAGGAGCTGGGAGCGTTCCATCCTCGCCACAACCCTGGGTGGGGACGCTGGCATTGTCCCTGTTGTACGGATGAGGGAACAAAGGCCCAGGGAGGGAAAGCGACTAGCCTGAAGTTGCATCATTTGTGGAAAAGCTGA
- the SMAD3 gene encoding mothers against decapentaplegic homolog 3 isoform X5 has product MELCEFAFNMKKDEVCVNPYHYQRVETPVLPPVLVPRHTEIPAEFPPLDDYSHSIPENTNFPAGIEPQSNIPETPPPGYLSEDGETSDHQMNHSMDAGSPNLSPNPMSPAHNNLDLQPVTYCEPAFWCSISYYELNQRVGETFHASQPSMTVDGFTDPSNSERFCLGLLSNVNRNAAVELTRRHIGRGVRLYYIGGEVFAECLSDSAIFVQSPNCNQRYGWHPATVCKIPPGCNLKIFNNQEFAALLAQSVNQGFEAVYQLTRMCTIRMSFVKGWGAEYRSGLGRLSLGCGDCRWLRTQSKGSPEMSEAGPCPEEQRDQGSERGQVPLDREELSSARPVSQELGAFHPRHNPGWGRWHCPCCTDEGTKAQGGKATSLKLHHLWKS; this is encoded by the exons ATGGAGCTGTGTGAGTTCGCCTTCAACATGAAGAAGGACGAGGTCTGCGTGAATCCCTACCACTATCAGAGGGTGGAGACCCCAG TTCTACCTCCTGTGTTGGTGCCACGCCACACAGAGATCCCGGCCGAGTTCCCCCCGCTGGACGACTACAGCCATTCCATCCCCGAAAACACTAACTTCCCCGCCGGCATCGAGCCCCAGAGCAATATTCCAG AAACCCCACCCCCAGGCTACTTGAGTGAAGATGGAGAGACCAGTGACCACCAGATGAACCACAGCATGGACGCAG GTTCTCCAAACCTATCCCCGAATCCGATGTCCCCAGCACACAATAACTTGG ACCTGCAGCCCGTCACCTACTGCGAGCCGGCCTTCTGGTGTTCCATCTCCTACTACGAGCTCAACCAGCGTGTCGGGGAGACATTCCACGCCTCACAGCCGTCCATGACAGTGGATGGCTTCACCGATCCCTCCAACTCAGAGCGCTTCTGCCTGGGACTGCTCTCAAATGTCAACAGGAACGCGGCCGTGGAGCTGACGCGGAGGCATATCG GGCGAGGCGTGCGGCTGTACTACATCGGAGGCGAGGTCTTCGCAGAGTGCCTCAGCGACAGTGCCATCTTTGTCCAGTCTCCCAACTGTAACCAGCGCTACGGCTGGCACCCAGCCACCGTCTGCAAGATCCCACCAG GATGCAACCTGAAGATCTTCAACAACCAGGAGTTTGCCGCCCTCCTGGCTCAATCTGTCAACCAGGGCTTCGAGGCCGTGTACCAGCTGACCCGGATGTGCACCATCCGCATGAGCTTCGTCAAGGGCTGGGGAGCCGAGTACAGGTCGGGGCTGGGGCGCTTGTCCCTGGGATGCGGGGACTGCAGGTGGCTCAGAACGCAGAGCAAGGGCTCCCCAGAGATGAGCGAGGCTGGCCCTTGCCCCGAAGAGCAGAGGGACCAGGGATCCGAGCGGGGCCAAGTCCCACTAGACAGGGAAGAGCTGAGCAGTGCTCGCCCAGTTTCTCAGGAGCTGGGAGCGTTCCATCCTCGCCACAACCCTGGGTGGGGACGCTGGCATTGTCCCTGTTGTACGGATGAGGGAACAAAGGCCCAGGGAGGGAAAGCGACTAGCCTGAAGTTGCATCATTTGTGGAAAAGCTGA